The genomic stretch AGTCGCGGGCAGTATCCGGGTCCAGCGACAGGTTGAACTGATCCTCCCAGCGGAATTCAAACCGGGCGCGGCTCAGCGCATCGTCCCGGCGCTGGGCGCCGGGCATGCCCTTGGCCAGATCGGCGGCATGGGCGGCGATTTTGTAGGTGATCACACCAACCTTGACGTCGTCGCGGTCGGGCAGGCCCAGGTGTTCCTTGGGGGTCACATAGCAGAGCATGGCGCAGCCAAACCAGCCAATCATCGCCGCCCCAATGCCCGAGGTAATATGATCATAGCCCGGCGCGATATCGGTGGTTAGCGGCCCCAGGGTGTAAAACGGCGCCTCGTCGCAGCACTCCAGCTGCTTGTCCATGTTTTCCTTGATCTTGTGCATGGCCACATGGCCGGGGCCTTCGATCATCACCTGGCAATCCTTGGCCCAGGCGATCTTGGTCAGCTCGCCCAGGGTTTCCAGCTCGGCAAATTGCGCTTCGTCGTTGGCGTCGGCAATTGATCCGGGGCGCAAACCATCGCCAAGGCTGAAGGAGACATCGTATTTGCGGCAGATGTCGCAGATTTCCTCAAAGTGCTCGTAGAGAAAGCTCTCCTTGTGGTGATGCAGGCACCATTTGGCCATGATCGAGCCACCGCGCGACACAATCCCGGTGACGCGCTCTACCGTCATCGGCACCATATGCAGCCGTACGCCGGCATGGATGGTGAAGTAATCAACCCCCTGTTCCGCCTGTTCGATCAAGGTGTCGCGGAACACTTCCCAGGTCAGGTCTTCGGCAATGCCGTTCACCTTTTCCAGCGCCTGATACATCGGCACGGTGCCGATGGGGACGGGAGAGTTGCGAATGATCCATTCGCGGGTGTTGTGGATGTTGCGGCCGGTGGACAGGTCCATCACCGTATCCGCGCCCCAGCGGATCGACCAGACCAGCTTGTCCACTTCCTCTTCCATCGAGGAGGAAACCGCCGAGGTGCCCATATTGGCGTTGATCTTCACCAGGAAATTGCGGCCGATGATCATCGGCTCGATCTCGGGGTGGTTGATATTTGCCGGGATGATGGCGCGGCCTTCGGCGACCTCCTGGCGGACAAATTCCGGCGTCACATAATCGGGGATATTGGCGCCAAAGTCATTGCCGTCCCGGTGGCAGGGCGAGGTCTCGCGCAGCTGGTTTTCGCGGATGGCAATGAATTCCATCTCTGGCGTGATGATGCCGGCGCGGGCATAGGCCAGCTGGGTCACCGCCTTGCCGCCCTTGGCGCGCAGCGGCGCGGGTTTGACCGGGAACTCCGGCGTCAGGCGGTCGCCTGCGACAAAACCATTGTCCGCATCGGTGATGGCGCGACCCTGGTATTCCTCAACGTCCCCCCGCGCCAGAATCCAGCTGCGGCGCAGCTGCGCGAGGCCCTGACGGATGTCGGTTTGCTGCTGCGGATCGGTATAGGGGCCAGAGCTGTCATAGACCGGCAGCGGCGCCTCACCTGCGGTGGGATGGGTGGAAATCTCGCGCATAGGCACACGAATATCGGCGTGGATCTCGCCGGGCACATAGATCTTGCGCGATGCAGGCAGGGCGCCTGTTGTCACCTTTGGGGTGATCTTTGGCGGGCTTACGTTCATTTTGGTGCTCCTCGAGCCAATACTCAAAAAAGTCACCAGATGAGGCATGGCAGGGAGGCGCGGGGAGGATCTACGGCCCTCCCG from Phaeobacter sp. G2 encodes the following:
- the thiC gene encoding phosphomethylpyrimidine synthase ThiC produces the protein MNVSPPKITPKVTTGALPASRKIYVPGEIHADIRVPMREISTHPTAGEAPLPVYDSSGPYTDPQQQTDIRQGLAQLRRSWILARGDVEEYQGRAITDADNGFVAGDRLTPEFPVKPAPLRAKGGKAVTQLAYARAGIITPEMEFIAIRENQLRETSPCHRDGNDFGANIPDYVTPEFVRQEVAEGRAIIPANINHPEIEPMIIGRNFLVKINANMGTSAVSSSMEEEVDKLVWSIRWGADTVMDLSTGRNIHNTREWIIRNSPVPIGTVPMYQALEKVNGIAEDLTWEVFRDTLIEQAEQGVDYFTIHAGVRLHMVPMTVERVTGIVSRGGSIMAKWCLHHHKESFLYEHFEEICDICRKYDVSFSLGDGLRPGSIADANDEAQFAELETLGELTKIAWAKDCQVMIEGPGHVAMHKIKENMDKQLECCDEAPFYTLGPLTTDIAPGYDHITSGIGAAMIGWFGCAMLCYVTPKEHLGLPDRDDVKVGVITYKIAAHAADLAKGMPGAQRRDDALSRARFEFRWEDQFNLSLDPDTARDYHDQTLPKEAHKVAHFCSMCGPKFCSMRISHDIRAEAQKEGMEAMAAKFREGGELYVPAPADKALEPGA